One window of Pyrus communis chromosome 12, drPyrComm1.1, whole genome shotgun sequence genomic DNA carries:
- the LOC137711576 gene encoding uncharacterized protein has translation MSLLQNTHQIRPLIPYPVQKFPNSFHPTSPNLHFSPKTPPKPIHFRPSTPQSQPAHRPAPETKTQDDGIPAEDVKILAKFKSMHNYIRVLEVSKRADHPFAGSRLLLLDNPGNIHSISFIFKSLTNTYFDVFATLPPIIPPGPIGILGFGAGSAARSILDLYPEAVVHGWELDPSVIAVGREYFGLSKLERQYTDRLVIHVGDAFKASSRDGFSGILVDLFSKGSLVPELQDPNTWKMLTKCLRKGGRIMVNVGGSCVEAEDSLRDGKIVMEETLKAMHQVFGDKLFVLSLGNRQEDSSLVLTGDMPPDLGAWKKMLHRSLEGYVDMWTPFSG, from the coding sequence ATGTCACTCCTGCAAAACACCCACCAAATTCGACCGTTAATTCCCTATCCAGTTCAAAAATTCCCCAACTCTTTCCACCCCACATCTCCAAACCTccatttctctcccaaaacacCTCCAAAACCAATCCACTTCCGCCCATCGACGCCCCAATCCCAACCCGCCCACCGCCCCGCGCCGGAAACCAAAACCCAAGACGACGGCATCCCCGCCGAGGATGTCAAGATCCTCGCCAAATTCAAGTCCATGCACAACTACATTCGGGTCCTCGAGGTATCAAAAAGGGCCGACCACCCGTTTGCCGGCTCAAGACTCCTCCTTCTCGACAACCCCGGAAACATCCACAGCATCTCTTTCATTTTCAAGTCCCTCACCAACACCTACTTCGATGTCTTCGCCACCTTGCCGCCGATTATTCCTCCGGGACCCATCGGCATTCTTGGGTTCGGGGCGGGGTCTGCGGCAAGGTCGATTCTTGATCTGTACCCAGAAGCTGTGGTTCATGGGTGGGAGCTTGACCCATCTGTGATTGCTGTGGGCAGAGAGTACTTTGGACTCTCAAAACTTGAGAGGCAATACACGGATAGGCTTGTAATTCATGTTGGAGATGCTTTCAAGGCCAGCTCTAGAGACGGGTTTTCAGGGATTTTGGTGGATTTGTTTAGTAAAGGAAGTTTGGTTCCCGAGCTGCAGGATCCAAATACTTGGAAGATGCTTACAAAGTGTTTGAGAAAAGGCGGCAGAATAATGGTCAATGTAGGAGGTAGCTGTGTGGAGGCTGAGGACTCACTGAGAGATGGGAAAATTGTTATGGAAGAAACTTTGAAGGCTATGCATCAGGTTTTTGGCGACAAGCTTTTTGTGTTGAGCCTTGGGAATCGACAGGAAGATAGCTCCCTTGTTCTTACGGGTGATATGCCGCCTGATCTTGGAGCTTGGAAGAAGATGCTGCACCGTTCCTTGGAGGGTTATGTCGATATGTGGACACCATTTAGCGGCTAA
- the LOC137711515 gene encoding putative pentatricopeptide repeat-containing protein At1g64310, producing MQGPCLCLSKVYQSLSRTNQLHALFLKTHLPHDPFYATRLLRFYAINGDLRTARQVFDESPHRSVYLWNSIIRAHAQARRFEDAFSLFAEMRRTEIKPDNFTYACIVRACADSFDLDGLKFVHCGVMVAGLGLDSICSSALVSAYSRLSLVDEASRVFNGIRQPDLVLWNSMISGYGSGGFWDTGLQLFSEMRSMEMVPDGYTIVGLLSGLADSSLIRIGEGIHGLCLKWNLDSNAHVSSVLVSMYSRCMSMNSAHRVFSGLFEPDLVTWSALITGFSQSGDFDKALFFFKNLNMEGKKPDSVLIASVLAAAAQMAHVGPGCEIHAYVLRHGIESDVMISSALIAMYSKCGFLGMGTRVFEIMPEKNIVSYNSLILGLGLHGLASEAFRMFDEILGNGLKPDESTFSALLCACCHAGLVEDGREVFRRMKDEFCIQARTEHYVHMVKLLGMEGRLEEAYYLILSLPEPVDSGIWGALLLCCDVCGNLELAEIVAQRLFESNSEKSVYRVMLSNMYAGDGRWDDAKKLRDSITEGKLMKIPGLSWIKGVNRSA from the exons ATGCAGGGGCCATGCCTCTGCCTCTCCAAAGTTTACCAATCGCTATCAAGAACCAACCAATTGCATGCTCTGTTTCTCAAAACCCATCTCCCCCACGACCCTTTTTACGCAACCAGATTACTTAGATTCTATGCAATCAACGGAGACCTTCGCACTGCACGTCAAGTGTTCGACGAAAGTCCCCACCGGAGTGTCTACCTTTGGAACTCCATCATTCGAGCCCACGCTCAAGCACGCAGATTTGAAGATGCATTTTCTCTGTTTGCTGAGATGCGTAGAACTGAAATCAAACCGGATAACTTCACTTATGCTTGCATTGTACGTGCCTGCGCTGATAGTTTTGATCTGGATGGACTGAAGTTTGTGCATTGTGGGGTAATGGTTGCAGGGTTGGGATTGGACTCCATTTGTAGTAGTGCACTTGTTTCAGCTTACTCAAGACTCAGCCTTGTTGATGAAGCAAGCAGGGTGTTTAATGGGATTCGACAGCCGGATTTGGTTTTGTGGAATTCGATGATTTCGGGTTATGGAAGTGGCGGGTTTTGGGATACAGGTTTGCAGCTGTTTAGTGAGATGAGAAGCATGGAGATGGTGCCGGATGGATACACAATTGTTGGGTTGCTTTCCGGTTTAGCGGATTCGAGCTTGATAAGAATTGGAGAAGGAATACATGGTCTTTGTTTGAAATGGAATTTAGATTCTAATGCTCATGTGAGCAGTGTACTTGTGAGCATGTATTCGAGATGTATGTCTATGAATTCTGCACATAGAGTTTTTAGTGGTTTGTTCGAGCCAGATTTAGTTACATGGTCTGCTTTGATCACTGGGTTTTCGCAGTCGGGAGATTTTGACAAGGCATTGTTCTTTTTCAAGAATTTGAACATGGAAGGTAAGAAGCCGGATTCGGTTTTGATTGCCAGTGTGTTGGCTGCTGCTGCTCAGATGGCGCATGTAGGGCCTGGTTGTGAGATACATGCTTATGTTCTTCGACATGGAATTGAATCGGATGTCATGATTTCCTCTGCACTTATAGCCATGTATTCAAAGTGCGGCTTCTTGGGGATGGGTACTCGTGTTTTTGAGATCATGCCAGAGAAGAATATTGTTTCGTACAATTCTTTAATATTGGGTCTTGGTTTGCATGGACTTGCCTCCGAGGCCTTTAGAATGTTTGATGAGATACTCGGAAACGGATTGAAACCTGATGAGTCTACATTTTCTGCTCTCCTTTGTGCATGCTGCCATGCTGGCCTTGTCGAAGATGGCCGGGAAGTTTTCAGAAGAATGAAAGATGAGTTTTGCATTCAAGCTAGAACGGAGCATTATGTTCATATGGTGAAACTTCTTGGGATGGAAGGAAGATTGGAAGAGGCTTACTATCTAATCTTGTCCTTGCCTGAGCCAGTGGACAGCGGCATATGGGGAGCCCTTTTATTGTGTTGTGATGTATGTGGAAATTTGGAGCTGGCAGAAATTGTAGCCCAACGGCTCTTTGAAAGTAATTCAGAGAAAAGTGTTTACAGAGTCATGCTTTCGAATATGTATGCTGGTGATGGGAGGTGGGATGATGCAAAGAAGTTGAGGGATTCCATAACAGAAGGAAAACTGATGAAAATACCCGGGCTCAGCTGGATTAAAG GTGTCAATCGTTCTGCATGA
- the LOC137710703 gene encoding histone deacetylase 6-like, with protein sequence MKSEGGASLPSGPDAKKRRVSYFYEPTVGDYYYGQGHPMKPHRIRMAHNLVVHYGLHRRMEINRPFPAGPIDIRRFHADDYVDFLASVTPETLADSVHSRHLKRFNVGEDCPVFDGLFGFCQASAGGSIGAAVKLNRQDADIALNWAGGLHHAKKAEASGFCYVNDIVLGILELLKVHRRVLYVDIDVHHGDGVEEAFYTTDRVMTVSFHKFGDFFPGTGHIKDVGVGTGKNYALNVPLNDGMDDESFRSLFRPVIQKVMEMYQPDAVVLQCGADSLSGDRLGCFNLSVKGHADCLRFLRSFNVPLMVLGGGGYTIRNVARCWCYETAVAVDVEPDNKLPYNEYYEYFGPDYTLHIAPSNMENLNTPKDLEKIRNALLEQLTRLPHTPSVPFQTTPPTKEVPEEAEEKMDERPKPRIWNGEDYDSDPEDDKHWTKFSTPARQHAVKSEMRDEADEMEEDKKHHLHHHTSC encoded by the exons atgaaatcAGAAGGCGGAGCGTCACTGCCGTCAGGCCCAGACGCGAAGAAACGGCGAGTGAGCTACTTCTACGAGCCCACCGTCGGCGATTACTACTATGGCCAAGGCCACCCGATGAAGCCCCACCGAATCCGCATGGCCCACAACTTAGTCGTCCACTACGGCCTCCACCGTCGGATGGAGATCAACCGCCCCTTCCCCGCCGGGCCCATCGACATCCGCCGCTTCCACGCCGACGACTACGTCGACTTCCTCGCCTCCGTCACCCCCGAGACCCTCGCCGATTCCGTCCACTCCCGCCACCTCAAGCGCTTCAACGTCGGCGAGGACTGCCCCGTATTTGACGGCCTCTTCGGTTTCTGCCAGGCCTCCGCCGGCGGCTCAATCGGCGCCGCCGTCAAGCTCAACCGCCAGGACGCGGACATCGCTCTCAACTGGGCCGGTGGGCTTCACCACGCCAAGAAGGCCGAGGCTTCTGGATTCTGCTATGTCAATGATATCGTGCTCGGCATTCTTGAGCTCCTCAAGGTTCACAGG CGTGTGCTTTATGTAGACATTGATGTGCACCATGGAGATGGAGTTGAGGAGGCATTTTACACCACTGACAGGGTCATGACTGTGTCCTTCCATAAGTTCGGGGATTTCTTTCCTGGCACTGGGCACATTAAAGATGTTGGGGTTGGGACTGGGAAGAACTATGCTTTGAATGTCCCGCTAAATGATGGGATGGATGATGAGAGTTTCCGTAGTCTGTTTAGGCCCGTCATCCAGAAAGTCATGGAGATGTATCAGCCAGACGCAGTTGTTCTTCAGTGTGGAGCGGATTCTTTGTCTGGTGATAGGTTGGGGTGCTTCAACTTGTCTGTCAAGGGCCATGCGGATTGTCTTCGTTTCCTGAGATCTTTTAATGTTCCTCTGATGGTCTTGGGTGGTGGAGGTTATACAATCCGTAATGTGGCTCGTTGCTGGTGTTATGAG ACAGCAGTGGCGGTTGATGTGGAGCCTGATAATAAGTTGCCTTACAATGAATACTATGAGTATTTTGGGCCAGATTACACTCTTCATATTGCCCCGTCCAACATGGAGAATCtaaacacacccaaagatcTGGAGAAAATAAG GAATGCACTGCTAGAGCAACTTACTCGCTTACCTCATACACCCAGTGTTCCTTTCCAGACAACACCACCAACTAAAGAAGTTCCTGAGGAG GCGGAAGAGAAAATGGACGAAAGACCAAAGCCTCGCATTTGGAATGGCGAGGATTATGACTCTGATCCTGAAGACGACAAGCATTGGACTAAATTCTCCACCCCTGCTCGTCAGCATGCTGTTAAGTCTGAGATGCG GGATGAAGCAGACGAGATGGAAGAAGATAAaaaacatcatcttcatcatcatacTTCGTGCTGA